The following nucleotide sequence is from Anopheles stephensi strain Indian chromosome 3, UCI_ANSTEP_V1.0, whole genome shotgun sequence.
AGAGAGAATAATTGATTCAAGGATTTTGGAAATTTCAAGGATTTGGGGAGCAGTGAGAGGGGGACCAGCCTAACAGACTTccatatggtaggaaaggAACCCTCATTGATGGATCTGACAAAGACGAGAGTCAAGAGGGGAGCAAAATCGGAAGTACACTTCTTAAGGACGGAGGAAGGGATACCGTCAGGACCAGGCGAGTAGGACAACTTGAGCTTAGACAGGGCAGACAGTACAGAGAAAACATCTACATGAACATCATTTAGGGTGAAGACGTCACAAGGGGTGTACGATAGACCGTCAACTAAAGACACCGCACTGCTGCAAGGATCAACGAAAACGCTAGAGAAGTGTTTGGCAAAGAGGCGGCATTGATCGAGAGGATTGGAGGCGGTTTCATCATTAAGGGATAGGATAGAGGGGATGCCGTTAGGATAACGACGCGCATTACTGAACCGCCAGAAAGATCTGGGGTCGATTGTGAAGCGGTCTTGTAGCCGTACTACAAAGGACGCGTAGCGCCAACGGTTATAAGAGCGATAAGCGCTGGatgcatatttaaaaaagcGAAGTGTAGTCAGGTTACGGTTGCAACGCTAGTTACGAAAAGCTCGATTCCTATCGGATTTCAGAGTGCGCAACGATCTGTTCGACCATGGGGGGTGAGGAGGGGGGTAGAGGAAGGGACAACAGGAAGGAAAGGCAGCGGTGATCTTCTCGTTGAACATGGAGAAAGCGGCTTCGATGTTGCAGGATTCCTCGATGAAAGACCAGTCGACAGCCGACAGGACGGCAATAAGCCTCGGGTGGTTCATTTTCCGGAAGTTGAGTCCACGGAAATCACGGTCTCTGCGGGGTAGATGAGCGGCTGGGGGTGACGGAACCGAAATAGTGGTCTCCAGTGCGGGGTGATGCAGGTCGATGCTGCAATCCATTGAAGGTCATGCCATCGATGAGAGAGCTTCCGGGCGATGAATAGTTGGGTATGAAGTGGCGTGGTAGGTCGGTAGCGGCAAGCCAGGTAATAGCTGGCATGTTGAAGTCtccaaacagcaacagtagGTCGTTTTGCGACATACGTTCGGAAATGTCACATACACTCTCATGCAGATTGTCGAACACATCCACAGAGGAACTGCGTTCAGGAGCGATGTAGATCACACCGATGAATAGGCTGCAGCGGTGAACCCACAGGAGCTCAAGCGATGAGCACACCTCCCCCGCTAGAGTGTATGCTGTTATCAGTACTTCCGTCGCAACGGTATACGTTGAATTGCGTGTCAGCGAGTAGTGCGGTGGGTATCGATTCGTCGAGTCAGGTTTCGGTAAGTACCAATATATCGAGATCAGACTCAGATAACGGAAGTCGGGTGCTATTCAGCTTGGTGCGCAGTCCTCTAACGTTCTGGTAGTAAAGTTGAGCCTCTGAGTTTGAAGCCTGTGCATGCGTCGGCTTAACGTGTAGTTAAGGCAGTGGTGGTTCAGGCAAGGTGGCGTGCTGCGGATCGGTGAGCGGCGGAATCAGGTGGTTGGGCGGTAAGTTGACTGGTATACTGGTGGTCGGAAGTGGTTCCCGGTGCCTTGAGTGCCAAAAATTCTGTGCTGTTTGTGAAGTGCGGTGGTCAGTGAATTCACGGAACACTATACCGTTGTGCCAAGTGGATGGTGAAAGTGCCTTTTCCTTTAAATCAAGCGACATCCCAACTTTTGAAGAGATAAAATTGAGAGCTGCTTGGTGTAAATGACTTCAAGTCAGCCTGTGATATCGTAGACCTGTATAAGCTACTGAACGTCATGCAGTAGTGCATATTGCCTAGATAGCTGGTTGCGGATGACATCCTCGGACGGATATTTGGGGTATATGGGACTAGAATTGAGATCCAATGCATCTAAGACGAAGAgctctgaccgtgatagaTCCTAACTTTCAACCAGAGTATCCAGTTGACGGAATCTCGAGATGGTTGAGGAGTTTTGCTACTTTCCCGATCCGATGCAGAACTCCGGAGACGCATTGCTCAGGCGAATCGTGCACACTATAAACTCCATAAACTTCCTGAAGGAATCCTCGATATATTGCACATTAATGCCCTGTGTACTGAGCTGGGGAAGTACACCGAAACACACGTTACTCTTATCGGCGATTTTCGAAGGACGATATTGGGCGCTATGTGCGAGTAGGTTCGGTAGAGAAGGAGAATGATAATTTGCTGAGCTGTTCTGTGGTGCAGATATTCTGAAGGATACGATCTCTTGGGGTGCAAGATGAGGCCCTATGCTCGAATGGAACCAGGAACATGCACAGCGACGCGTGGTCCTCCACATTGAGCTAGCTAGATCAAGTAGAGTGGAAAGAATTGAGATCTCATATCTCAAAGACGTTCTCAATAGAGCCGGCCTAGCACAGAAAGTACATATTGAATTGCTTTACCCTGTTTTTGCTCCCCACTAGCAAATGTGTCTTATGTTTATTtggttattatttttaaaatacttttcgtACTTGTACTACGCAGTTGAGTTGTACTTTGGTGTGTGTAGGCGTGCTTGAGCCTGTTGAAAATTGCAGTCGCACGTAGGCTAGCTAGCCCAAGTACGCCAATAAAGCTTGCAGTTGTTTATCCACCATCTGATGGGGTAGTTTGTTCGCATTGTTTTTAAGCTTCCGATTGGCTCCCCGTACCATCAGCAGCTGTACCAAGTCTAGATGCATTCCCGCAAACGCTACATGCAATGCCGAGTTCCCATTTTCATCCTGCACGTTAATGTCGGCACCACGGTCAAGCAACAGCTCGATGCTCTTTAGCGTGTGGCCATACCACTGTGCCGATCTGTATCCAGACACGAGCTTAAGCAACGAGTGTTGTCCTCGTTTGTCTCTAGCATTCACATTGGCGCCTTTCTGCAGCAATCGCTCGATCACGTCTAGGTTTGGTTCCTCCATGTAGGAGACCAGTCCCAGCAGTGGAGTGTAGCCGTATTCATCGCACAACTCCAAATCGATATCATACCCGTAATCTAGGAACCATCGCGCACAGCAATTGATGGCCCGGTGGCAAACTTCACGGAAAAAGTTGGCTGCCTCGTGCCGCGAATGTCGATACAGGACTGTCGAACAGTGTTTTTCGTACCTCGGGATTTTGTTCCAAATAATCGCCACTGCTGCAggtgaaaaaatcacgattTTGATTCCCAAGCATCCAGGGTAGGAACGCGTGTGCGATTCTCTCGAACCAGGGAAGGTGTACAACTTTCAGCATTAGTGCCCATGCCGCACAATACAGTTTGCCGTCTAGCGACCTCACCAGAGCGGCCCCATCGATCAGCTCAAGCTTGGCACCGTTCGCAAGCAGGAACCGTACGGTGGAGCAGCAGGTGGCAATCGACAGTGGCACATTACCATCTAGTGTGCGCTGATTTACATCGAAGCCTAGCTCCATCAGTTTCGTCAGTATCGCTTCACCATTGTAGTTGCTCACCCGGCTACTGTGATGCAGTAGATTGTAGCCTTTAGCGTTGGTGATCGTCGGATCGACGGGCGTTGCTTCGTACAGCACTTCAAACGCAGCCACACTTCGGACGTAAAAGATGGGCAAATTGCCTTCGCCATCGCGCTGGTTTAGGTCCAACCCGCACGCCAGTAAGTTCTTGACCAACTCTATCTCATCCCAGTCTGCCGCTTGATGAAGAACGTTCCTTTTGCGGTCATCCAGCAAGGTGGGCAACAGTATACCGTCCGCTTTCAGCGATTCCAGCTCTtggttgaatgattttttcagCGCATAAAACCTATCCGTGAAAGCTGTGAAAAAGGATCGAAAAGTGAGTGATGATGAGTGGAAATACTATCGCTATCCTACTCACATTGTATTCGCTGGAGTTCTGCTGCCTGCGACTTGGTTGCGTTTATCACATCCAGCTTTTCGGGGAATGCTGCTGCGAGCAGAGCAAACGGTTCCCTATACACCGACCTATCGAACCAAGTTTGGCCGATAGCATATTCTTCCAGGTCGGCGGGCTTAGAGATAAGATAATCTCTGTGGTGCTCTAGGATAATTGTTAGCTTTTCCATGTTCCTATGGGTCAAGGTAATACGAAGAATCACAAAAGCCTCTTTGGTTTCAAACCAAGGCTTCACCGCAGGATGCAGCTCGTACATCTCCTCGACAAAGGCTAGATGATCCTGTCGATAGAGCTGATGCAGTACATTTTGTTCGGGTGCGTCTTCTGTGCTTAACTTCAAAATATCAGGATTACGCCGAATTTCCTCGAAGCAGTAGTCAAGCGCTACCTTCCTCGGAGAGCAAATCCTTCACGTGTAGGAACGTACGATTGGATAGATCGAGGCGATATTGTACTACGTATTGTGAGCACTGCTCCTTTAAATTTGGTCTAATAAGTGACCACGTGGTCTTAAAGCTGTATTCCTCACACTTGTAGGGAAAAATTCGATTAAACGCTTCCGACTCCGTTTCGCCGAACTGGGTTTTCCGATAGTTAATTAACGCTTTCAGTACGTAATCTACCAATTTAGGATTATTCTTTTCCAAACAGATGTGAAACACATTCCGCTGTTGACTGTCCGTAACGGTGGGATCGTACCGGTTAACGTACTTCGTAAGCAGCTGCTCTACGATGCCCATCTTCATGGTACGGCAGGCTGTCATGAGCGGAATACTCTCACCATCACCGGTTGCGGAAAGTCGGGATCCGTGTGCCACTAGCATTGGAATCAGTTTCTCGCGATCGTACAAACACGCGGCCTGCAGGTAGGTCAGACAGTCTGTTCGTAAATCCGTTCGGTTAAGTGACAACATGCCGTTGGGGAGTAGCCTGTTGATGCATTGCAGTACATCAGCTTGTTTTTCCGCCGACCCGCACACATCCAGCGCCACTAGTTGACTTCCGAGGTACGGCGTTAGAAACAGCACAAACACTTGCACATTGAACGGGATGGCCGTTGGGCAGGAGCTGGCCAGCAGATGCACCTGTTCACGTTCTTGCTCCGTACAGGCGATCAGGATGGGCCGCTTGTTCCAGCAATTGTTTTCCGCTTTCCACAGGAACCTGTGCTGCATGTGATCTTTCACGATCGCTACATCGGCCGCGTATCGTTCGAGCAGAATGTTCACTACGGAGCGGGCGTTATGGGCAATTGCAGCATGCATAGGCGATAGGCCGTCCTTGTTGGGTCGATAGGGATTATCTCCATTCTGCAGACGCTTGAGCACTTCCTTCGGCCAATCGTTGGCCGCACACCAGTGCAGCAAATCTGCCTTAAAGTTGTTCTTGTTAAGTTTCCGTCTATCCATTGTCGTGTTGTACCGTCGAATTAAACCGAAAGCCACCAGCACTGTTGAAAATCACCGGCCATTGACAACTGAAGCTGGCCCGATGGTTGGCCGTGTGTTTTATATTGAAGGTATTGCGTTGAATATTGCAATGAGCGTCCCGTTGCGTCATATAACGACACTCGAGGTATTGCACACAGTACTGAAACATCAGTACACCGCGTTGAGCTGCACGCGCCCGTTGCATTTGGTGATGAATCACGCTCTTCGCTTTTTCAAACGTCAGTTACAGCGTCCGGCAGATAGGGAAGGCCGGGTGTCCTGTAATTGGAGGTTTTTGGTTAGCACTATGCTAttttttcaaatcaaaaatgtgtaaaattttACTTACGAAGAGGATTGCAATTTAAAGACCGCCTATGcagaagtttttgttttgtttctgtttgtttacttttgttGACATGCGGTTGTCAGCTGTGCAACCAGAACAACGGGAATGTTTTTGGTCGGAATTGTTTTACCCAATTGACTTCCGCATCGTATTTACTCTTTTGCACCTTTATATTATtcgtttaatttattatttattcgttttccgttccgtttttccgTCCAGCAAACATGCAAAATTGTGTaaacattgaaaaataaattgtccgcgtgtgggaattagaataattatataatcttgcctgcatttgaactacaggatttaatattacaattttcgagcatgcatttaaatttcacgaattaaacagtagacaattaaggattaagattaggactactcgactgttatacacttacacgaactactcgaattacatgtaaatcattatggacaaacgaatacacagttgcaaaccgaccagcgatacgagtgcacacagtctcacttcaatcctcaaaatatatcacaaccaccccctttcgtgaacattttcacatttgttggtccttcgaaccggatagtgatatacggagaggaagtttcattctgcaaccaagagtggaactcggtatacggaaattgtgcaagtcattacgtgacaaattcgccatcgcattcggccccgcgtcaagggcaacggtcggttacactccaccatttcgaatttcgcgccaacgagttgttcgttaccgtcgtgtgatatttcgtgtgatattttcgagaagcaatggataagaaaatcaaggcagtgcagttgaagaaaaggattgctgtggaaagcattaaatccatggagcggttccagacggatttccaacccaacgacgcccaacagattccggaggtgttagagaatttggaatcgcatcaggcagggttcttcgccgctatttctaaactggaggaactcgacgaaagtgatgcaacaatcgaagcgtgcattatggagagaatccacttcgaggaacgttgcaggaagctgaaatcatttttacgtgcaaatcaacccaaggaagaaggagcggtcaacgatacgacaggtttggcttcgtcgacactcgcttttggtcgaccgcacgcaccaaacctacgcttacccaaaatcgagcttccaacgttcgatggagatcatacgaaatggctgtcgttccgcgatcgcttccttgctatgatcgacgcttcgcctgagcttccgtccatcgcaaaactgcagtacttactttcatcgctaaaaggagaggctgcactacccttcgagcacacacctctaacggaagacaattacgcaatcacatgggctgctctgcttaaacggtacgacaactcgcgtctactaatccgtgagtattatcggaaaatgcactatctccccggagtgcattcggtgtgcgtggataagctttcccacttggtggatgaattcacgcgcttcgtgaacggattagtgaagttaaaggaaccggtagattcgtgggatacaccgctgtcgaatatgctgcttatgaagttagatcgggaaacgctgttggcttgggaaaagcattcggtacacttcacgcgggacaaatacaaggatgtgatcgagtttgttcaagatcggatccaaatcttgaaatcgaccaacactttcgtgatggatcaaagcgctggtggtaccaaggtggccggcaacagtcggcagccagtgcaacgacggttcatcgcgtatgcagctacttctcgcccggctcctgttccttcgtctgccctcatccaaccgccaaagtgtccactggagtgttccgaaggtcacactttgcgcaactgcccagtgttcacaggtaaagaagttcagcaacgacgagacattgttgcaacgaatcgactgtgctggaattgtttgagcagcaatcatcaggtgagggagtgtaaatcggaattttcgtgtcgcatatgtcgggagcgtcatcacagcttattgcatcacactccacgctacactcctcccacaacggttacaatgtctgctcaaacggatgacgacaatgtgttccttgcaacggcaaacatccaaatcaaggatgactacggcaacatccacgaagcaagggctttattggattcgggttccacatcgaatttcatcgcggaagacctagctcgaaggctgttgaccagtcgcaaaagggtcaacgtcgctgtttcgggcatcggcaattcggtacagctggtcaagggttcgatcgtcgccaccgttcactccaagacacaacccttctcaacggaaatggcgttcctggttctggacacgccatgtacaaacattcctacttcaccaacggacatctcttcatgggaaatgccggatgtggcattggcggacagcacctttaatcatccggggcaagtcgatatcgtcatcggaggcgatacgttctgggagctgcacaccggtcgcaagcgctctattggcagaggcaagccgtggctgattgaaacccgtttcggttgggttgtcagcggcatctctcatcatatatcagccggtccgcggctgtgtcatctttctgcacacgatgccacattggaggagatcctgcatcgattctgggagagcgaaaccatagccgaggatcctgtgctatcggtcgaggagaatgcttgcgaaaagcatttcgctgcaacaactgttcgcactacaagtggaaggtatgtcgttcgtttgcctttta
It contains:
- the LOC118511870 gene encoding LOW QUALITY PROTEIN: uncharacterized protein LOC118511870 (The sequence of the model RefSeq protein was modified relative to this genomic sequence to represent the inferred CDS: deleted 2 bases in 2 codons); this translates as MDRRKLNKNNFKADLLHWCAANDWPKEVLKRLQNGDNPYRPNKDGLSPMHAAIAHNARSVVNILLERYAADVAIVKDHMQHRFLWKAENNCWNKRPILIACTEQEREQVHLLASSCPTAIPFNVQVFVLFLTPYLGSQLVALDVCGSAEKQADVLQCINRLLPNGMLSLNRTDLRTDCLTYLQAACLYDREKLIPMLVAHGSRLSATGDGESIPLMTACRTMKMGIVEQLLTKYVNRYDPTVTDSQQRNVFHICLEKNNPKLVDYVLKALINYRKTQFGETESEAFNRIFPYKCEEYSFKTTWSLIRPNLKEQCSQYVVQYRLDLSNRTFLHVKDLLSRKVALDYCFEEIRRNPDILKLSTEDAPEQNVLHQLYRQDHLAFVEEMYELHPAVKPWFETKEAFVILRITLTHRNMEKLTIILEHHRDYLISKPADLEEYAIGQTWFDRSVYREPFALLAAAFPEKLDVINATKSQAAELQRIQSFTDRFYALKKSFNQELESLKADGILLPTLLDDRKRNVLHQAADWDEIELVKNLLACGLDLNQRDGEGNLPIFYVRSVAAFEVLYEATPVDPTITNAKGYNLLHHSSRVSNYNGEAILTKLMELGFDVNQRTLDGNVPLSIATCCSTVRFLLANGAKLELIDGAALVRSLDGKLYCAAWALMLKVVHLPWFERIAHAFLPWMLGNQNRDFFTCSSGDYLEQNPEVRKTLFDSLYRHSRHEAANFFREVCHRAINCCARWFLDYGYDIDLELCDEYGYTPLLGLVSYMEEPNLDVIERLLQKGANVNARDKRGQHSLLKLVSGYRSAQWYGHTLKSIELLLDRGADINVQDENGNSALHVAFAGMHLDLVQLLMVRGANRKLKNNANKLPHQMVDKQLQALLAYLG